Proteins from a single region of Salinigranum halophilum:
- a CDS encoding DUF7122 family protein, translated as MSRENDGQRFDRLPATPTEREVPGRASRAEVLDWWAERFEIPPETFEGFSFWEKGAGKLWVFAGESPSPTNVEGLGMTFLRTRQEHWKPTTVAVQRFGHLATKNVVALSPAEAKRFAAGEDQEVDWDGDWGYLIATREVAGERAPLGVGLYLHGELRSVVPKGTQESLPE; from the coding sequence ATGAGCCGCGAGAACGACGGCCAGCGGTTCGACCGGTTGCCCGCGACCCCCACCGAGCGCGAGGTCCCCGGCCGCGCCTCGCGCGCGGAGGTGCTCGACTGGTGGGCCGAACGGTTCGAGATCCCCCCCGAGACGTTCGAAGGCTTCTCGTTCTGGGAGAAGGGCGCGGGGAAACTGTGGGTGTTCGCCGGCGAGTCGCCCTCGCCCACGAACGTCGAGGGGCTCGGGATGACGTTCCTGCGGACGCGACAGGAGCACTGGAAGCCGACGACGGTCGCAGTCCAGCGGTTCGGCCACCTCGCGACGAAGAACGTCGTCGCCCTCTCGCCCGCGGAAGCGAAACGCTTCGCCGCCGGCGAGGACCAGGAGGTCGACTGGGACGGCGACTGGGGATACCTCATCGCCACCCGCGAGGTCGCCGGTGAGCGCGCGCCACTCGGGGTGGGGCTGTATCTCCACGGCGAACTCCGGTCGGTGGTGCCGAAAGGCACTCAGGAGTCGCTTCCGGAGTGA
- a CDS encoding RsmB/NOP family class I SAM-dependent RNA methyltransferase, which yields MNPLDRYEPLVDGREAFREACERPLPYAVRVNTIKADRDRVCAAFDEEGIAYEATDWNPDLLTLEGKAGRTWPYFLGWVHGQEAVSALPATVLDPQPGDRVWDACAAPGSKTTQLAALMGDEGTLVGNDNNLGRLSALRHNAERLGVTNLVVTNQDARNFSLKPLAFESFDRAIVDAPCSCEGTCRKNPTALDDWTLDHVHQVAGIQKGILKRAVQATREGGTVVYSTCTFAPEENEAVLDHVLSEEDCRLVDFDVGLETSPGVTEWEGEEFDPTVAKAHRVYPHQNDTGGFFCAKLEVTG from the coding sequence GTGAACCCGCTCGACCGCTACGAACCGCTCGTCGACGGCCGCGAGGCCTTCCGCGAGGCCTGCGAGCGACCGCTTCCCTACGCGGTCCGGGTGAACACCATCAAGGCCGACCGCGACCGGGTGTGCGCCGCGTTCGACGAGGAGGGAATCGCCTACGAAGCGACCGACTGGAACCCCGACCTGCTCACACTGGAGGGGAAAGCCGGACGGACCTGGCCGTACTTCCTCGGGTGGGTCCACGGACAGGAGGCGGTCTCCGCACTCCCTGCGACCGTCCTCGACCCCCAGCCGGGCGACCGAGTCTGGGACGCCTGCGCCGCACCGGGGTCGAAGACGACGCAACTCGCGGCGCTGATGGGAGACGAGGGAACGCTCGTCGGCAACGACAACAACCTCGGACGACTGTCGGCGCTCCGGCACAACGCCGAGCGTCTCGGTGTGACGAACCTCGTCGTCACGAACCAGGACGCGCGGAACTTCTCGCTCAAGCCGCTCGCCTTCGAGTCGTTCGACCGCGCCATCGTCGACGCGCCCTGTTCCTGTGAGGGGACGTGTCGCAAGAACCCCACCGCCCTCGACGACTGGACGCTCGACCACGTCCACCAGGTCGCCGGCATCCAGAAGGGAATTCTCAAGCGCGCGGTCCAGGCCACCCGCGAGGGCGGCACCGTCGTCTACTCGACCTGCACGTTCGCGCCCGAGGAGAACGAGGCCGTCCTCGACCACGTCCTCAGCGAGGAGGACTGCCGCCTCGTCGACTTCGACGTCGGACTGGAGACGTCGCCGGGCGTCACCGAGTGGGAGGGCGAGGAGTTCGACCCCACTGTCGCGAAGGCCCACCGCGTCTACCCCCACCAGAACGACACGGGCGGCTTCTTCTGTGCGAAGCTGGAGGTGACGGGATGA
- a CDS encoding ABC transporter ATP-binding protein: MTDTKTDVDDTDADASTTARAREKVVVDGLGKRYDSDRQTVQALSDVNFSVGTGEFVCLVGPSGCGKTTLFRLIAGLETPTTGDVLLDGEPVTGPGTDRGMVFQEYGLFPWRTVRENVAFGLEEQGVDGAERKRRVAEMIDLVGLSGFADAYPKELSGGMKQRVGIARALAVDPELLLMDEPFGSVDAQTRDMLHGELLEVWAETGKTVLFVTHDVEEAVTLADRVVVMAADPGRVREVVPVGLERPRVRTDAAFADRVEHIRGLIGD; encoded by the coding sequence ATGACCGATACGAAGACCGACGTCGACGACACTGATGCGGACGCGTCGACGACCGCACGGGCGCGAGAGAAGGTGGTCGTCGACGGCCTCGGCAAACGGTACGACTCCGACCGCCAGACCGTCCAGGCGCTCTCCGACGTGAACTTCTCGGTCGGTACCGGCGAGTTCGTCTGTCTCGTCGGTCCGTCGGGCTGCGGGAAGACGACACTCTTCCGGCTCATCGCGGGGCTCGAGACGCCCACGACCGGCGACGTACTGCTCGACGGCGAACCGGTCACCGGCCCGGGCACCGACCGGGGGATGGTGTTTCAGGAGTACGGTCTGTTCCCGTGGCGAACGGTGCGAGAGAACGTCGCGTTCGGGCTCGAAGAACAGGGTGTCGACGGGGCCGAGCGGAAGCGACGCGTCGCCGAGATGATCGACCTCGTCGGGCTCTCGGGGTTCGCCGACGCCTACCCGAAGGAGCTGTCGGGTGGGATGAAACAGCGCGTCGGCATCGCCCGTGCGCTCGCGGTCGACCCCGAACTCCTCCTCATGGACGAGCCGTTCGGCAGCGTCGACGCCCAGACCCGTGACATGCTCCACGGGGAGTTGCTCGAGGTGTGGGCCGAGACGGGCAAGACGGTGCTGTTCGTCACCCACGACGTCGAGGAGGCGGTGACGCTCGCCGACCGCGTCGTCGTGATGGCGGCCGACCCCGGCCGCGTCCGCGAGGTCGTCCCCGTCGGGCTCGAACGGCCCCGGGTGCGGACCGACGCGGCCTTCGCCGACCGCGTCGAGCACATCCGCGGCCTCATCGGCGACTGA
- a CDS encoding ABC transporter permease codes for MAVDTASETESTPSFESVDARRLVLGGVGTLGFLLAWQAAALAIGKAYLLPTPLSVAGAFVTELTAAETLSLGFGVTVPATRMVAKLVQSLFHYLPGLVVGSTLGISLGIAMGWNETLDDALTPVTRVLRPIPPLAWIAFAIVWIGINHRGAAFIVGIGAFWINFYNAYSGVEGVPQHLKEVASSLGVESDVSMIRKVVVPAASPSLMTGIRTSIGQCWMIVVAAELFGAPGVGFQIINAAQNLQMDVSVAYMLVISVVFLASDGLFRNVERRVLEWRA; via the coding sequence ATGGCAGTCGACACCGCGAGCGAAACGGAGTCCACCCCCTCGTTCGAGAGCGTCGACGCTCGACGACTCGTCCTCGGCGGCGTCGGGACCCTCGGGTTCCTCCTCGCGTGGCAGGCGGCCGCCCTCGCTATCGGGAAAGCGTACCTCCTCCCGACGCCGCTTTCGGTCGCCGGCGCGTTCGTGACCGAACTCACGGCGGCGGAGACGCTCTCGCTCGGGTTCGGCGTCACGGTCCCCGCGACGCGGATGGTCGCGAAACTCGTCCAGAGCCTCTTTCACTACCTCCCGGGCCTCGTCGTCGGGTCGACGCTCGGTATCTCGCTCGGCATCGCGATGGGCTGGAACGAGACGCTCGACGACGCGCTGACGCCCGTCACACGGGTCCTCAGACCGATTCCGCCGCTGGCGTGGATCGCCTTCGCCATCGTCTGGATCGGCATCAACCACAGGGGCGCGGCGTTCATCGTCGGCATCGGGGCGTTCTGGATCAACTTCTACAACGCCTACTCCGGGGTCGAAGGCGTCCCTCAGCACCTCAAGGAGGTCGCCAGCTCACTCGGTGTCGAGTCGGACGTCAGCATGATTCGGAAGGTCGTCGTCCCGGCGGCGTCGCCCTCTCTCATGACCGGGATTCGGACGAGCATCGGTCAGTGCTGGATGATCGTCGTCGCCGCCGAACTGTTCGGTGCGCCCGGCGTGGGCTTCCAGATCATCAACGCCGCACAGAACCTGCAGATGGACGTCTCCGTCGCGTACATGCTCGTCATCAGCGTCGTCTTCCTCGCGAGCGACGGGCTCTTCCGGAACGTCGAACGGAGGGTTCTCGAGTGGCGCGCCTAG
- a CDS encoding ABC transporter substrate-binding protein — MSEHTPGNGPAISRRRFLGAAGATGTAALAGCAGAVTGGAGGSGLSEIQVAYMPIYPDMQYFVMEEEGYFGDLSVDVSGKLFSDGPSIVQASAKGDFDVMMFGIVPAMIVMDTGIPSKITAANIRDAMQILATDEFAGLWEEHGTDAFAVFEEEKGRTFTFGTFPPGSVPDILLRYWLEEELGLDPEEDVEITALGGAGPVRQALLSEKVDGTSIMEPVPTVVEANDAPFSPIAWAGDFMPGQPAAVTLMHDRLREEHPEVATAFVRQHQRATDFALSNPDTAAQHASTVIGEEALPVETARQAMESRASAFITDPHEIEGGASIFSRYAARLGKTESELSIDSMFDYGVYDSL; from the coding sequence ATGTCAGAACACACGCCTGGGAACGGACCCGCGATTTCGAGACGGCGGTTCCTCGGCGCGGCAGGGGCGACAGGCACGGCAGCCCTCGCGGGCTGTGCCGGGGCCGTCACGGGTGGGGCTGGCGGCAGTGGTCTCTCGGAAATTCAGGTCGCGTACATGCCCATCTACCCCGACATGCAGTACTTCGTCATGGAGGAGGAAGGCTACTTCGGCGACCTCTCGGTCGACGTCTCCGGGAAGCTGTTCTCCGACGGCCCCTCCATCGTCCAGGCGTCGGCGAAGGGCGACTTCGACGTGATGATGTTCGGCATCGTCCCGGCGATGATCGTGATGGACACGGGGATTCCCTCGAAGATCACCGCCGCGAACATCAGAGACGCGATGCAGATTCTCGCGACCGACGAGTTCGCGGGGCTGTGGGAAGAACACGGCACGGACGCCTTCGCGGTCTTCGAAGAGGAGAAGGGCCGCACGTTCACGTTCGGCACGTTCCCGCCGGGGTCGGTCCCCGACATCCTGCTTCGGTACTGGCTCGAGGAAGAACTCGGGCTCGACCCCGAGGAGGACGTCGAAATCACCGCCCTCGGCGGGGCCGGGCCGGTCAGACAGGCCCTCCTCTCGGAGAAGGTCGACGGGACGTCCATCATGGAGCCCGTGCCGACGGTCGTCGAGGCGAACGACGCGCCCTTCTCACCTATCGCCTGGGCGGGCGACTTCATGCCCGGACAGCCGGCCGCGGTGACCCTGATGCACGACCGCCTCAGAGAGGAACACCCCGAGGTCGCCACGGCGTTCGTCCGCCAACACCAGCGCGCGACCGACTTCGCGCTGTCGAACCCTGACACGGCGGCCCAGCACGCCTCGACCGTTATCGGCGAGGAGGCGCTGCCCGTGGAGACGGCGCGGCAGGCGATGGAGTCGCGGGCGTCGGCGTTCATCACGGACCCCCACGAGATCGAAGGCGGCGCGAGCATCTTCTCGCGCTACGCCGCCCGCCTCGGCAAGACGGAGTCGGAGCTGAGCATCGACAGCATGTTCGACTACGGCGTCTACGACAGTCTCTGA
- a CDS encoding pyridoxal phosphate-dependent aminotransferase, with product MTHFSDRVERISISGIREVFEAAGEGAINLGLGQPDFPAPEHARQAAADAIMAGEADAYTENKGMLSLREAIAAKHERDQGIDRSPDDIVVTAGGSEALHVALEAHVNGGDEVVIPDPGFVSYDALTKLADGEPVPVPLRDDLTIDPARVEDAITDDTAAFVVNSPGNPTGAVSSEEDVREFARIADEHDVLCLSDEVYEYTVFEGEHHSPVEYAESDNVVVVNSASKLFSMTGWRVGWVHASSERIERMVRVHQYVQACASAPAQYAAEAALTGPQELVDEMTASFEERRDLLLDGLADIGLECPTPTGAFYAMPKVPEGFVDACIERGVIIVPGEAFGSHGAGYARISYATNVEELTEALDRMAAAYDAVQ from the coding sequence ATGACCCACTTCTCAGACCGGGTGGAACGTATCTCCATCAGCGGCATCCGTGAGGTGTTCGAGGCGGCGGGCGAGGGTGCCATCAACCTCGGCCTCGGCCAGCCGGACTTCCCAGCGCCCGAGCACGCGCGACAGGCGGCCGCCGACGCCATCATGGCCGGCGAGGCCGACGCGTACACCGAGAACAAGGGGATGCTGTCGCTCCGCGAGGCCATCGCGGCGAAGCACGAACGCGACCAGGGTATCGACCGCTCGCCGGACGACATCGTCGTCACCGCCGGAGGGAGCGAGGCGCTCCACGTCGCGCTGGAGGCACACGTCAACGGCGGCGACGAGGTCGTCATCCCCGACCCCGGCTTCGTCTCGTACGACGCCCTGACGAAGCTGGCAGACGGCGAGCCGGTTCCCGTTCCCCTCCGCGACGACCTGACCATCGACCCCGCACGGGTCGAGGACGCCATCACCGACGACACCGCCGCCTTCGTCGTCAACTCCCCCGGTAACCCGACAGGTGCCGTGTCGTCAGAGGAAGACGTCCGCGAGTTCGCCCGCATCGCCGACGAACACGACGTCCTCTGTCTCTCCGACGAGGTGTACGAGTACACCGTCTTCGAGGGCGAACACCACTCCCCTGTCGAGTACGCCGAGTCGGACAACGTCGTCGTCGTCAACTCCGCCTCCAAGCTCTTCTCGATGACCGGCTGGCGCGTCGGCTGGGTCCACGCCTCGAGTGAGCGAATCGAGCGGATGGTCCGCGTCCACCAGTACGTCCAGGCCTGTGCCTCCGCGCCAGCGCAGTACGCCGCCGAGGCAGCCCTCACGGGCCCACAGGAACTCGTCGACGAGATGACTGCCTCCTTCGAAGAGCGTCGTGACCTCCTCCTCGACGGCCTCGCCGACATCGGCCTCGAGTGTCCCACGCCGACGGGCGCGTTCTACGCGATGCCGAAAGTCCCCGAGGGGTTCGTCGACGCCTGCATCGAGCGCGGCGTCATCATCGTGCCCGGAGAAGCCTTCGGTTCACACGGGGCGGGCTACGCCCGCATCTCCTACGCCACGAACGTCGAGGAACTGACGGAGGCGCTCGACCGGATGGCCGCGGCGTACGACGCCGTACAGTAG
- a CDS encoding putative sulfate/molybdate transporter yields MSISVSFRGAHDLDISWSEATGAIGDSVTVLPIVVALSVLTDLSLSMLLVWFGVFQIVWGLYYAVPISVEPMKAVAALVIAGSITTGELLVAGLLLSAVLVLIGLTGSLGRFGSIIGSPVVRGIQFGVALVLLRTGVDLSGTNLTLAAVAGVLALALVVRGYWQVSAFAVLLAGGVVAAGSVGLPSPSLPSANGTVLFGLDDLTVPALEATLAQLAMTLGNAALATAVLLGDYFDRDVSPDELATSMGVMNLVAIPFGAMPMCHGSGGVAGKYAFGARTAGANVLLGLGYLVVAVVAVELVAAYPVSMLGAILVLIALQLGRTSLEKASEYPLVVGIGLCGLLVDLGVAFVAGIVAFHLLERRNRDA; encoded by the coding sequence ATGAGTATCAGCGTCTCGTTCCGGGGAGCCCACGACCTCGACATCTCCTGGAGCGAGGCGACGGGGGCGATAGGGGATTCGGTTACGGTGCTGCCCATCGTCGTCGCCCTCTCGGTACTCACCGACCTCTCGCTGTCGATGCTCCTCGTCTGGTTCGGCGTCTTCCAGATCGTCTGGGGGCTCTACTACGCGGTTCCCATCTCCGTCGAGCCGATGAAGGCGGTCGCCGCGCTCGTCATCGCGGGGTCGATTACGACCGGTGAACTCCTCGTCGCTGGCCTGTTGCTCAGCGCGGTGCTCGTCCTCATCGGCCTCACCGGCTCGCTCGGGCGGTTCGGCAGCATCATCGGCTCGCCGGTCGTCCGCGGGATCCAGTTCGGGGTCGCGCTCGTCCTGTTACGGACCGGCGTCGACCTGAGCGGCACAAACCTCACGCTGGCGGCGGTCGCGGGCGTGCTCGCGTTGGCCCTCGTCGTCCGCGGGTACTGGCAGGTGAGCGCGTTCGCCGTGTTGCTCGCCGGCGGGGTGGTCGCGGCGGGGTCGGTCGGCCTGCCGTCGCCGAGCCTCCCGTCGGCGAACGGGACGGTGCTGTTCGGCCTCGACGACCTCACCGTCCCGGCGCTCGAAGCGACGCTCGCCCAGTTGGCGATGACGCTCGGCAACGCCGCGCTGGCGACGGCCGTGCTCCTCGGGGACTACTTCGACCGAGACGTCTCGCCCGACGAACTCGCGACGAGCATGGGCGTCATGAACCTCGTCGCCATCCCGTTCGGAGCGATGCCGATGTGTCACGGCAGCGGCGGCGTCGCCGGCAAGTACGCCTTCGGGGCCCGGACGGCCGGGGCGAACGTCCTCCTCGGCCTCGGCTACCTCGTGGTGGCCGTCGTCGCGGTCGAACTCGTGGCGGCGTATCCGGTCTCGATGCTGGGTGCCATCCTGGTCCTGATCGCCCTCCAACTCGGTCGGACGAGCCTCGAGAAGGCGAGCGAGTACCCGCTGGTGGTCGGAATCGGTCTCTGCGGACTCCTGGTCGACCTCGGCGTGGCGTTCGTCGCCGGCATCGTCGCCTTCCACCTGCTCGAACGCCGGAACCGGGACGCGTGA
- a CDS encoding redox-regulated ATPase YchF, whose product MLSLALAGKPNAGKSTFYKAATMADVAVANYPFTTIDANRGITYARTRCPCLDREERCGNCEDGKRYVAVELVDVAGLVPGAHEGRGLGNQFLDELTNADAILNVVDASGGTNEEGDPVEVGTYDPLAEIDFIKEEMDQWLTGIIDRNWESVERKSRSPDFDIDDALADLLTGFGASEYDVAAALRTLDYPTDPIQWTDENREALAREIRERTKPLVLVANKADIAPAENLQRISETDTLSVAATADGELALRKGAEAGVVDYDPGDEDFQIVGDLTDGQRTGLEQIREVMSEHGGTGVQRSIDTAVYDLLDHITVYPVQNESKWTDGTGETLPDAFLLPRGSTPKDLAYAVHSDIGDGYLHAVDARSNRRISESYELEEGDVIKIVSTAS is encoded by the coding sequence ATGCTCTCTCTCGCACTCGCGGGCAAGCCCAACGCGGGCAAGTCCACGTTCTACAAGGCGGCCACGATGGCCGACGTCGCCGTCGCCAACTACCCCTTCACGACCATCGACGCCAACCGGGGAATCACTTACGCCCGCACGCGCTGTCCCTGTCTCGACCGCGAGGAGCGCTGTGGCAACTGCGAGGACGGCAAGCGGTACGTCGCCGTCGAACTCGTCGACGTCGCGGGACTCGTTCCCGGCGCGCACGAGGGACGAGGGTTGGGAAACCAGTTCCTCGACGAACTCACCAACGCCGACGCCATCCTCAACGTCGTCGACGCCTCCGGCGGCACGAACGAGGAGGGCGACCCCGTCGAGGTCGGGACGTACGACCCCCTCGCGGAGATCGACTTCATCAAAGAGGAGATGGACCAGTGGCTCACCGGCATCATCGACCGCAACTGGGAGTCGGTCGAGCGGAAGTCCCGCTCGCCCGACTTCGACATCGACGACGCGCTCGCCGACCTGCTCACCGGGTTCGGTGCGTCCGAGTACGACGTCGCCGCCGCCCTCCGGACGCTCGACTACCCGACGGACCCCATCCAGTGGACCGACGAGAACCGAGAGGCGCTCGCCCGCGAGATTCGCGAGCGCACCAAACCGCTCGTCCTCGTGGCGAACAAAGCCGATATCGCACCCGCCGAGAACCTCCAGCGCATCTCCGAGACCGACACCCTCTCGGTGGCGGCGACCGCCGACGGCGAACTCGCGCTCCGGAAGGGTGCGGAGGCGGGCGTCGTCGACTACGACCCCGGCGACGAGGACTTCCAGATCGTCGGCGACCTCACCGACGGCCAGCGGACGGGGTTAGAGCAGATCCGCGAGGTCATGAGTGAACACGGTGGGACGGGCGTCCAGCGGTCCATCGACACCGCCGTCTACGACCTGCTCGACCATATCACGGTGTATCCGGTGCAGAACGAGTCGAAGTGGACCGACGGGACGGGCGAGACGCTGCCCGACGCCTTCTTGCTCCCGCGGGGGTCGACGCCGAAGGACCTCGCGTACGCCGTCCACTCCGACATCGGCGACGGCTACCTCCACGCCGTCGACGCGCGGTCGAACCGCCGCATCAGCGAGTCGTACGAGTTGGAAGAAGGCGACGTCATCAAAATCGTGAGCACGGCGTCGTAG
- a CDS encoding DUF4349 domain-containing protein gives MNRRRTRTVATVLVALMAVLAGCGGAAQGGRSGGDSGAVSSDAAYERGATAQPEGTPMAAQSGGSSGEASSMQSIDSRALIRTGRVTLEVTDFERTEANLTELVESRGGFVSDTRQRQQRVGDRTYLTGTVVLRVPSERFAETFSDVQAEGEVIESSTSTEDVTEQLVDIEARLNNLRAQRDRLRTLYEQANDTEAVLQVERRLSEVQTEIERLEARKQALERQVAYSTITVDIREERPDRLGVDEKWYDIGFVGAFLESVNGVVVALRAGVVILGYVLPYLIVLATPVGLLGGALAWRRGWGPFGGGTERVVEEAPPDDDERDG, from the coding sequence ATGAACCGACGCCGAACACGAACGGTCGCGACGGTCCTGGTCGCGCTCATGGCCGTCCTCGCCGGCTGTGGCGGGGCGGCACAGGGCGGCAGAAGCGGCGGGGACAGCGGGGCGGTCAGCAGTGATGCGGCGTACGAGCGTGGAGCGACGGCACAGCCGGAAGGGACCCCGATGGCCGCACAGTCGGGCGGGTCGTCCGGCGAGGCCTCGTCGATGCAGTCCATCGACTCGCGCGCGCTCATCCGGACCGGACGCGTGACGCTGGAAGTCACGGACTTCGAGCGCACCGAAGCGAACCTCACCGAGCTGGTCGAGTCGCGCGGCGGGTTCGTCTCCGACACCCGCCAGCGACAACAGCGCGTCGGCGACCGGACGTATCTGACCGGGACCGTCGTCCTCCGGGTTCCGAGCGAGCGCTTCGCGGAGACGTTCAGTGACGTCCAGGCCGAGGGCGAGGTCATCGAGTCCTCGACGTCGACCGAGGACGTCACGGAGCAACTGGTCGACATCGAGGCGCGGCTGAACAACCTCCGCGCCCAGCGCGACCGCCTCCGGACGCTGTACGAGCAGGCGAACGACACGGAAGCCGTCCTGCAGGTCGAACGCCGACTCTCGGAGGTCCAGACCGAAATCGAGCGGCTGGAGGCGCGCAAGCAGGCGCTCGAGCGGCAGGTGGCGTACTCGACGATCACCGTCGACATCAGAGAGGAGCGCCCCGACCGCCTGGGCGTCGACGAGAAGTGGTACGACATCGGCTTCGTCGGAGCCTTCCTCGAGTCCGTAAACGGCGTCGTCGTCGCCCTGCGCGCCGGTGTCGTCATCCTCGGCTACGTGCTCCCGTACCTCATCGTGCTCGCGACGCCCGTCGGACTCCTCGGCGGTGCCCTCGCGTGGCGACGGGGGTGGGGACCGTTCGGCGGTGGCACAGAGCGCGTCGTCGAGGAGGCACCGCCCGACGACGACGAGCGCGACGGATAA
- a CDS encoding sensor histidine kinase, with protein sequence MNERGKSHTRVLCVGTPTDVADDSLAAFDVRHVETAADARALLAAADSSQWTPDCVVSAVPADAAAPDDALAFLQWVDERAPGVATVLAPGDAGSERLASRAVAAGVTRYCPAGDSLGDVVEAALDRDRPDRTHDSGVDRRYRTLAENLPNGAVALYDRELRYLVVGGTVFDDLPLDRDRLEGARFEAAHSDTYVDRYGPLYRAALDGEHSAFEFTYEGHTFRGYTVPVRDRSDTIVAGMALTQDVTEARERQARLERQNERLDRFASLVSHDLRNPLNIVEGSLVLLREAARDGDVEVVEENADRISRACRRMNEIVDNVLTLARQPELVDDPENVPLADTARRVWEGIDAPRSSLRIDTGPHDEVFVRADRSALARLLENLLANAVEHGSASSPPAAAGAVEPGSTSEGGVSVRVEWFEDDDRGFAVADDGPGLDPAARERAFDWGYTTGDGGLGLGLNIVESVAEAHGWRPAVAESASGGARFEIRGLEHAPAEADD encoded by the coding sequence ATGAACGAACGGGGGAAATCGCACACGCGTGTCCTGTGTGTCGGGACTCCCACCGATGTCGCCGACGACAGCCTGGCGGCGTTCGACGTCAGGCACGTCGAGACGGCCGCCGACGCTCGCGCTCTCCTCGCCGCCGCCGATTCCAGTCAGTGGACCCCAGACTGCGTCGTGAGCGCCGTACCGGCGGACGCAGCAGCCCCCGACGACGCCCTCGCCTTCCTCCAGTGGGTCGACGAGCGCGCGCCCGGAGTCGCGACGGTGCTCGCCCCCGGCGACGCGGGGAGCGAACGGCTGGCGAGTCGGGCGGTCGCCGCGGGTGTCACTCGCTACTGTCCCGCGGGCGACTCTCTCGGAGACGTCGTCGAGGCCGCCCTCGACCGTGACCGACCCGACCGAACGCACGACTCCGGCGTCGATCGCCGCTACCGGACGCTCGCGGAGAACCTACCGAACGGGGCCGTCGCACTGTACGACCGGGAGCTTCGGTACCTCGTCGTCGGCGGGACGGTGTTCGACGACCTCCCACTCGACCGCGACCGACTTGAGGGGGCGCGGTTCGAAGCCGCGCACTCGGACACGTACGTCGACCGGTACGGCCCGCTCTACCGCGCCGCACTGGACGGCGAGCACTCCGCGTTCGAGTTCACCTACGAGGGCCACACCTTCCGTGGGTACACGGTCCCCGTCCGCGACCGGAGCGACACGATTGTCGCCGGGATGGCACTCACCCAGGACGTCACCGAAGCGCGCGAGCGACAGGCGCGCCTCGAACGGCAAAACGAGCGCCTCGACCGCTTCGCCAGCCTCGTGAGCCACGACCTGCGGAACCCGCTGAACATCGTCGAGGGGTCGCTCGTGTTGCTCCGGGAGGCGGCTCGAGACGGCGACGTCGAAGTCGTCGAGGAGAACGCCGACCGTATCAGCCGGGCGTGTCGCCGGATGAACGAGATCGTCGACAACGTCCTCACGCTGGCCCGACAGCCGGAACTGGTCGACGACCCCGAGAACGTGCCGCTCGCCGACACCGCACGTCGCGTGTGGGAGGGCATCGACGCGCCCCGTTCGTCGCTCCGTATCGATACGGGGCCGCACGACGAGGTGTTCGTCCGTGCGGACCGGAGCGCGCTGGCGCGACTGCTCGAGAACCTCCTCGCGAACGCGGTCGAGCACGGCTCGGCGAGCAGTCCGCCAGCGGCTGCCGGCGCTGTCGAACCCGGGTCCACGAGCGAGGGGGGCGTGTCCGTCCGCGTCGAGTGGTTCGAGGACGACGACCGGGGCTTCGCCGTCGCCGACGACGGCCCGGGCCTCGACCCCGCCGCGCGCGAGCGCGCCTTCGACTGGGGGTACACGACGGGCGATGGGGGGCTCGGCCTCGGACTCAACATCGTCGAAAGCGTGGCCGAAGCGCACGGCTGGAGGCCTGCCGTCGCCGAGAGCGCGTCCGGTGGTGCGCGGTTCGAGATTCGTGGTCTCGAGCACGCGCCCGCCGAAGCCGACGACTGA